In a genomic window of Glycine max cultivar Williams 82 chromosome 13, Glycine_max_v4.0, whole genome shotgun sequence:
- the LOC100804640 gene encoding GDSL esterase/lipase At5g22810, with translation MGFSSYFLTSLLLVVVFNVAKGQPLVPALFIFGDSVVDVGNNNHLYTVVKANFPPYGRDFKNHNPTGRFCNGKLASDYTAENLGFTSYPPAYLNLKAKGNNLLNGANFASAASGYYDPTAKLYHAIPLSQQLEHYKECQNILVGTVGQPNASSIISGAIYLISAGNSDFIQNYYINPLLYKVYTADQFSDILLQSYATFIQNLYALGARRIGVTSLPPMGCLPAAITLFGSDSNRCVVKLNNDSVNFNKKLNTTSQSLQKSLSGLKLVILDIYQPLYDLVTKPSENGFFEARKACCGTGLLETSVLCNQKSIGTCANASEYVFWDGFHPSDAANKVLSDDLLAAGISLIS, from the exons ATGGGGTTTTCTAGTTATTTCTTGACTTCCTTGCTTCTGGTTGTAGTGTTCAATGTGGCTAAAGGGCAGCCTCTGGTCCCTGCCCTGTTCATATTTGGGGACTCTGTGGTTGATGTGGGAAATAATAACCACTTATACACCGTTGTTAAAGCAAACTTCCCTCCTTATGGAAGAGACTTCAAGAATCACAATCCAACAGGGAGGTTTTGCAATGGAAAGCTTGCATCAGACTACACAG CTGAAAACCTTGGATTTACCTCTTACCCACCAGCTTACCTCAACTTAAAGGCCAAAGGAAATAACCTCTTGAATGGTGCCAACTTTGCCTCTGCTGCTTCAGGCTACTATGATCCCACAGCCAAGTTATAT CATGCAATTCCATTGAGCCAACAGCTGGAACACTACAAAGAGTGCCAGAATATATTGGTGGGAACAGTAGGGCAGCCTAATGCTTCATCAATTATATCTGGTGCTATATATCTCATCAGTGCTGGGAACAGTGACTTTATTCAGAACTATTATATAAATCCACTGCTTTACAAGGTTTACACTGCTGATCAATTCTCAGACATTCTCTTGCAAAGCTATGCCACTTTCATTCAG AATTTATATGCACTTGGAGCAAGGAGGATTGGTGTGACATCATTACCTCCAATGGGTTGTCTGCCAGCAGCCATCACTCTCTTTGGCTCTGATAGCAACCGTTGTGTGGTTAAACTAAATAATGATTCTGTTAACTTCAATAAGAAGCTAAATACCACATCTCAGAGCTTGCAAAAATCTCTTTCGGGTCTCAAATTGGTCATCCTTGATATCTACCAACCTCTCTATGACCTTGTCACTAAACCTTCTGAAAATG GATTTTTTGAAGCAAGGAAGGCTTGCTGTGGAACAGGCTTGCTAGAAACATCTGTATTGTGCAATCAGAAGTCCATAGGAACATGTGCCAATGCATCTGAATACGTATTTTGGGATGGTTTTCATCCCTCTGATGCTGCAAACAAGGTTTTGTCAGATGACTTGTTGGCTGCTGGCATCTCTCTCATATCCTAA
- the LOC100795265 gene encoding protein saal1 isoform X2 — MDVDVSGEISRGECQDTGDGIEHSSVSVGEDAWEEYGCILWDLAASKTHAELMVENLILEVLLGNLLVCKSERVTEISIGIIGNLACHEVPMKHIISTEGLIEIILDKLFMDDPQCLCETCRLLTVGLQSGESIAWAEALQSEHILCQILWIAENTLNLQLLEKIIGLILAILESQQKVVDAILPPMMKLGLANILISLLTFEISKLMTERIPERYSILDLILRAIEALSVMDDHSQEICSSSELFQLLCDLVKFPDKVEVGNCCVTAAVLIANMLSDVADQASKISQDLRLLDGLLDIFPFASDDVEARNALWNVIARILVRIRETEMSPSSVHHYVSVLVRKLDLIEDELLNQQVESGHEQESLSYPGSTANARDTSLGRIISILNQWTAEKENAKNNGNAEVPVSETDAKRLLDCCHKFLK; from the exons ATGGATGTTGATGTTTCCGGTGAAATTTCGCGTGGAGAATGTCAAGATACCGGTGATGGAATTGAACATTCCAGTGTCTCGGTTGGAGAAGATGCGTGGGAGGAATATGGTTGCATTTTGTGGGATTTAGCTGCCAGTAAAACACACGCGGAACTCATG GTGGAGAATCTAATACTTGAAGTTCTTTTAGGTAATCTACTTGTTTGCAAATCAGAGCGGGTTACT GAAATTAGCATAGGAATTATTGGGAACCTTGCCTGTCATGAAGTTCCAATGAAGCATATAATCTCGACAGAAGGACTGATTGAGATAATTCTGGACAAATTGTTTATGGATGATCCTCAATGCCTATGTGAAACATGCCG TTTGTTGACCGTGGGTCTTCAAAGTGGTGAATCTATTGCATGGGCTGAGGCATTGCAGTCTGAACATATACTATGTCAAATATTATGGATTGCAGAAAATACATTGAACCTTCAGCTTTTAGAGAAG ATCATTGGGCTTATTTTAGCTATATTAGAAAGTCAGCAGAAAGTTGTGGATGCTATCCTTCCACCTATGATGAAGCTTGGTTTGGCAAATATATTGATCAGTCTCTTGACTTTTGAGATCAGCAAATTAATGACAGAAAGAATACCTGAAAG GTACTCAATTCTCGATTTAATTCTTCGTGCAATTGAAGCCCTGTCTGTTATGGATGATCATTCTCAGGAAATTTGTTCAAGTTCAGAGCTCTTTCAACTATTATGTGATCTGGTTAAGTTCCCAGATAAAGTTGAG GTTGGGAACTGCTGTGTTACTGCTGCTGTTCTCATTGCAAATATGTTGTCTGATGTTGCTGATCAGGCTTCAAAGATTTCACAGG atttgCGCCTATTAGATGGTCTGCTTGATATATTCCCTTTTGCTTCGGATGATGTGGAAGCAAGAAATGCACTCTGGAATGTAATTGCCAGGATATTGGTTAGAATTCGGGAAACTGAAATGAGCCCTTCAAGTGTACATCACTATGTTTCTGTTCTTGTCAGAAAACTTGATCTGATTGAAGATGAGCTTCTCAACCAACAAGTTGAATCTGGTCATGAACAGGAAAGCTTGTCTTATCCTGGCTCAACAGCAAATGCTAGAGATACATCT CTTGGAAGGATCATCAGTATTCTGAATCAGTGGACTGCTGAAAAGGAGAATGCCAAGAATAATGGGAATGCTGAAGTTCCTGTTAGTGAGACAGATGCAAAAAGATTGTTGGATTGCTGCCATAAATTCCTTAAGTAG
- the LOC100795265 gene encoding protein SAAL1 isoform X1 encodes MAVPADPIIEVEEVEEDGPTHHPPAPSHEFFDLSTTVDPSYIISLIRKLLPLDSASRRSLSEVASHGTNQGEEERGAAPSSSVSSDENLKSSKNKSENMDVDVSGEISRGECQDTGDGIEHSSVSVGEDAWEEYGCILWDLAASKTHAELMVENLILEVLLGNLLVCKSERVTEISIGIIGNLACHEVPMKHIISTEGLIEIILDKLFMDDPQCLCETCRLLTVGLQSGESIAWAEALQSEHILCQILWIAENTLNLQLLEKIIGLILAILESQQKVVDAILPPMMKLGLANILISLLTFEISKLMTERIPERYSILDLILRAIEALSVMDDHSQEICSSSELFQLLCDLVKFPDKVEVGNCCVTAAVLIANMLSDVADQASKISQDLRLLDGLLDIFPFASDDVEARNALWNVIARILVRIRETEMSPSSVHHYVSVLVRKLDLIEDELLNQQVESGHEQESLSYPGSTANARDTSLGRIISILNQWTAEKENAKNNGNAEVPVSETDAKRLLDCCHKFLK; translated from the exons ATGGCGGTTCCGGCAGATCCAATCATTGAAGTAGAAGAAGTAGAGGAGGATGGTCCCACGCACCACCCTCCTGCTCCTTCACACGAG TTTTTTGATTTATCAACGACAGTTGATCCGAGTTACATAATCTCCTTGATAAGAAAGCTTCTGCCGTTGGATTCTGCTTCTCGGAGAAGCTTGAGTGAAGTTGCTTCACATGGCACTAaccaaggagaagaagaaagaggggCTGCGCCCTCTTCGTCTGTTTCGAGTGATGAAAACCTTAAATCGTCCAAGAATAAATCTGAGAATATGGATGTTGATGTTTCCGGTGAAATTTCGCGTGGAGAATGTCAAGATACCGGTGATGGAATTGAACATTCCAGTGTCTCGGTTGGAGAAGATGCGTGGGAGGAATATGGTTGCATTTTGTGGGATTTAGCTGCCAGTAAAACACACGCGGAACTCATG GTGGAGAATCTAATACTTGAAGTTCTTTTAGGTAATCTACTTGTTTGCAAATCAGAGCGGGTTACT GAAATTAGCATAGGAATTATTGGGAACCTTGCCTGTCATGAAGTTCCAATGAAGCATATAATCTCGACAGAAGGACTGATTGAGATAATTCTGGACAAATTGTTTATGGATGATCCTCAATGCCTATGTGAAACATGCCG TTTGTTGACCGTGGGTCTTCAAAGTGGTGAATCTATTGCATGGGCTGAGGCATTGCAGTCTGAACATATACTATGTCAAATATTATGGATTGCAGAAAATACATTGAACCTTCAGCTTTTAGAGAAG ATCATTGGGCTTATTTTAGCTATATTAGAAAGTCAGCAGAAAGTTGTGGATGCTATCCTTCCACCTATGATGAAGCTTGGTTTGGCAAATATATTGATCAGTCTCTTGACTTTTGAGATCAGCAAATTAATGACAGAAAGAATACCTGAAAG GTACTCAATTCTCGATTTAATTCTTCGTGCAATTGAAGCCCTGTCTGTTATGGATGATCATTCTCAGGAAATTTGTTCAAGTTCAGAGCTCTTTCAACTATTATGTGATCTGGTTAAGTTCCCAGATAAAGTTGAG GTTGGGAACTGCTGTGTTACTGCTGCTGTTCTCATTGCAAATATGTTGTCTGATGTTGCTGATCAGGCTTCAAAGATTTCACAGG atttgCGCCTATTAGATGGTCTGCTTGATATATTCCCTTTTGCTTCGGATGATGTGGAAGCAAGAAATGCACTCTGGAATGTAATTGCCAGGATATTGGTTAGAATTCGGGAAACTGAAATGAGCCCTTCAAGTGTACATCACTATGTTTCTGTTCTTGTCAGAAAACTTGATCTGATTGAAGATGAGCTTCTCAACCAACAAGTTGAATCTGGTCATGAACAGGAAAGCTTGTCTTATCCTGGCTCAACAGCAAATGCTAGAGATACATCT CTTGGAAGGATCATCAGTATTCTGAATCAGTGGACTGCTGAAAAGGAGAATGCCAAGAATAATGGGAATGCTGAAGTTCCTGTTAGTGAGACAGATGCAAAAAGATTGTTGGATTGCTGCCATAAATTCCTTAAGTAG